One window from the genome of Anopheles merus strain MAF chromosome 3R, AmerM5.1, whole genome shotgun sequence encodes:
- the LOC121595534 gene encoding vitelline membrane protein 15a-1-like: MNSFIAITLLAVIGVAIAAPAKHGGGHTHHGGVVPGPAVVHTYSAVAPVVKCGHNLLVSCDPHHHPVPCKAAPAHHAGYGHHAPAPAPAYHHAPAPHYAPAAPAYHGAEHGEYRAKHHKKHHKKHHGKGKSADNVGEAIDSSSEAM, translated from the coding sequence ATGAACAGCTTCATTGCGATCACTCTGCTGGCCGTGATTGGGGTGGCCATTGCGGCTCCCGCCAAGCACGGCGGTGGACACACCCACCATGGAGGAGTCGTGCCGGGACCGGCCGTCGTCCACACCTACTCGGCCGTCGCACCGGTGGTCAAGTGCGGCCACAATCTTCTGGTGAGCTGCGATCCCCACCATCACCCGGTGCCGTGCAAGGCTGCCCCGGCTCATCACGCCGGCTATGGACACCATGCTCCGGCCCCTGCCCCGGCCTACCACCATGCGCCGGCACCGCACTACGCCCCGGCCGCTCCCGCCTACCACGGTGCCGAGCATGGTGAGTACCGCGCCAAGCACCACAAGAAGCACCACAAGAAGCATCACGGCAAGGGCAAGAGCGCCGACAACGTCGGAGAAGCGATCGACAGCAGCTCGGAGGCGATGTAA